One Ruficoccus amylovorans genomic window carries:
- the alr gene encoding alanine racemase yields the protein MKKYRCWAEIDMGALERNLGRIRAALPPHMQYVAVVKADAYGHGMPRMVTRLMQSGASMFAVANVYEAAELREIGRGWPILVLGPVLPEEEDHLAEYELTATVSTAEEVSRLSAAGERARTRLPVHMVIDTGMGRLGVWHEQVVELYRQIMDSPHLRLAGIFTHFASADTDPDFTGLQSRRFLQALKSLPDLDTRPLLIHAHNSAGLETLSPDSPFNAVRVGLLQFGCLPSPNSILASLKPEPVLGFHTRIGIIKHLPAGTGISYGQTFHLQRDSRLGVITAGYGDGLPTTASNRAQVIIQGKRCPVLGRVTMDQTIVDLTDNPEAAPGDKVTLIGRQGDESIDVQEFSNWADCVPWEAFCSITKRVPRLYRTSREI from the coding sequence ATGAAAAAATATCGTTGCTGGGCGGAAATCGACATGGGAGCGCTGGAGCGCAACCTCGGACGGATCAGGGCGGCACTGCCGCCACACATGCAGTATGTGGCCGTGGTCAAAGCCGACGCCTACGGGCACGGCATGCCCCGAATGGTCACCCGGTTGATGCAGAGCGGGGCCAGCATGTTTGCCGTGGCCAACGTCTACGAGGCCGCCGAGTTGCGCGAAATCGGACGCGGGTGGCCGATCCTCGTTCTCGGGCCTGTCCTGCCCGAAGAGGAGGACCACCTGGCCGAGTACGAGCTAACCGCCACCGTCTCCACTGCCGAGGAAGTCTCCCGTCTCAGTGCCGCCGGAGAGCGCGCCCGTACCCGGCTCCCCGTCCACATGGTCATCGACACCGGGATGGGCCGTCTCGGCGTGTGGCATGAGCAGGTGGTCGAGCTTTACCGGCAAATCATGGACTCGCCCCACCTGCGATTGGCCGGGATTTTTACCCATTTTGCCAGTGCCGATACCGACCCGGACTTCACCGGCTTGCAGAGCCGCCGCTTTCTGCAGGCGCTCAAGTCCCTCCCTGATCTCGATACGCGCCCGCTGCTCATCCACGCCCACAACAGCGCCGGTCTGGAAACGCTGAGCCCGGACTCGCCCTTCAACGCGGTCCGCGTCGGGCTGCTGCAATTCGGCTGCCTGCCCAGCCCGAACTCCATCCTCGCCTCCCTCAAGCCCGAACCGGTGCTGGGCTTTCACACCCGCATCGGCATCATCAAGCATCTGCCCGCCGGAACCGGGATCAGCTACGGGCAGACCTTCCACCTGCAGCGTGACTCCCGCCTCGGCGTCATCACCGCCGGTTACGGCGACGGCCTGCCGACCACCGCCAGCAACCGGGCTCAGGTCATCATTCAGGGGAAACGCTGCCCGGTATTGGGCCGGGTGACGATGGACCAGACCATTGTTGACCTGACCGACAACCCTGAGGCCGCCCCCGGCGACAAAGTCACGCTGATTGGGCGGCAGGGGGACGAATCCATCGATGTGCAGGAATTCAGCAACTGGGCCGACTGCGTCCCGTGGGAAGCCTTCTGCTCCATCACCAAACGGGTTCCCCGCCTCTACCGCACCTCGCGCGAGATTTGA
- a CDS encoding DUF1501 domain-containing protein, whose product MNDPCPRLPLTRREFLRSSASGLGLLAFSGFVPAFLTRAAAAQVPAAERDRSILVLVQLAGGNDGLNTVIPFADDHYYNLRPKLGIPANKVIRLDDLTGLHPAMGKMSELWKDGKLSIVQNVGYPNPNRSHFRSTEIWETAVDSDQTTQTGWIGRYFDAECSGKPSSSEPNAVHIGDEMPQSCQSSVPHNIFGMPANGSVGKAADREIDLLEDVIEASSNSGNAGYLQHTLMDTIVTQRQVNDVLGKYKPLAKYPGSSLGQSLQRVAALIAAGLETRVYFVRQGSYDTHANQSGRHQQLLGDLSAALAAFQFDLERHKLQDQVLTMTFSEFGRRPSENASIGTDHGTAAPLFVMGAGVKNPLVGTRPDLNVKKNQDLTYTTDFRQVYSTVLKNWMQADPSKVIERPFKSMNFV is encoded by the coding sequence ATGAACGATCCCTGCCCCCGCCTGCCGCTGACCCGTCGCGAATTCCTGCGCTCCTCCGCCAGCGGACTGGGGCTGCTCGCCTTCAGCGGCTTCGTCCCGGCCTTTCTGACCCGCGCCGCCGCCGCCCAGGTGCCCGCCGCCGAGCGCGACCGCAGCATCCTCGTGCTCGTCCAGCTCGCCGGCGGTAACGACGGGCTGAACACCGTCATCCCCTTTGCCGACGACCATTATTACAACCTGCGGCCCAAGCTCGGTATCCCGGCCAACAAGGTTATCCGTCTCGACGACCTGACCGGCCTGCACCCGGCGATGGGTAAGATGAGCGAGCTGTGGAAGGACGGCAAACTCTCCATCGTCCAGAACGTCGGCTATCCTAACCCGAACCGCAGCCACTTCCGCTCGACCGAAATCTGGGAAACGGCGGTGGACAGCGACCAGACCACCCAGACCGGCTGGATCGGACGCTACTTCGACGCCGAGTGCTCAGGTAAGCCCAGTTCCTCCGAGCCCAACGCCGTCCACATAGGCGACGAGATGCCGCAGTCCTGCCAGTCCTCCGTCCCGCACAATATTTTCGGCATGCCCGCCAACGGCTCCGTCGGCAAGGCCGCCGACCGCGAGATCGACCTGCTCGAAGACGTCATCGAGGCATCCTCCAACTCCGGCAACGCCGGCTACCTCCAGCACACCCTGATGGACACCATCGTGACGCAGCGCCAGGTCAACGACGTGCTGGGTAAATACAAGCCCCTCGCCAAGTACCCCGGCAGCAGCCTCGGCCAGTCGCTCCAGCGCGTGGCCGCGCTCATTGCCGCCGGGCTGGAGACCCGCGTTTACTTCGTGCGCCAGGGCAGCTACGATACCCACGCCAACCAGTCCGGACGCCACCAGCAGCTCCTCGGCGACCTCTCCGCTGCGCTGGCGGCATTCCAGTTCGACCTGGAGCGGCACAAGTTGCAGGACCAGGTCCTGACCATGACTTTTTCCGAGTTCGGACGCCGCCCGAGTGAAAATGCCAGCATCGGGACCGATCACGGGACCGCCGCGCCGCTCTTTGTCATGGGCGCGGGCGTCAAAAACCCCCTCGTCGGCACCCGACCCGATCTCAACGTGAAGAAGAATCAGGACCTCACCTACACGACCGACTTCCGGCAGGTCTATTCCACGGTGTTGAAAAACTGGATGCAGGCCGACCCGTCCAAGGTGATCGAACGCCCCTTCAAGTCGATGAATTTCGTTTGA
- a CDS encoding DUF1800 family protein, which translates to MTTSIKNLTPRQAWQALPPDEWGEDETRHLLRRAGFSSTTDEVERVRKQGLKATLDQWFGQFSPMPRPEDTRLYTEQNPAMSAMIRETKDEEEKRKLRREQRQQRTAAYQDFGMRWLQFAREPAHSVQEKYVLFLQDIFVVDRQSIQESDRLYNHQALLRSKGLGPYPDLAKAVSRSPAMIKYLNLDRSTKGAPNENFARELFELFTLGEGNYSEQDIKQAARAFTGYRIDKEGFKFVEKYHDNGEKTVFGQTGNFSGDEVIDLVYTQPAARTFVPREMVKFYLSEASLPEPFVNELGQSWAARKFDMSFLLKTFFASRIFYAPEYRMNLIKSPIQYYLGMYQDNGLDIPPLINRTLSPLRAMGQEFFNPPNVRGWVGGRHWINATTLEARRQLAQTIFWGINEDQLNADALADLNEFRAAGYKNFHLSGADMKYLYDKTPSYVANHLCQTYLPQMPSEKFRLYLEDHLAKNAGGKYKCVREVIQAILQSPQYQLC; encoded by the coding sequence GTGACTACGAGCATAAAAAACCTCACGCCGCGCCAGGCTTGGCAGGCATTGCCTCCCGACGAGTGGGGCGAAGACGAAACGCGGCATTTGCTGCGGCGGGCCGGTTTTTCTTCCACGACCGACGAGGTCGAGCGGGTGCGCAAGCAGGGGCTCAAGGCTACCCTGGACCAGTGGTTCGGCCAGTTCTCCCCCATGCCCCGCCCCGAGGACACCCGCCTCTACACGGAACAAAACCCGGCCATGTCGGCCATGATCCGTGAAACCAAAGACGAGGAAGAAAAGCGCAAACTCAGACGCGAACAGCGTCAGCAGCGCACCGCCGCCTACCAGGATTTCGGCATGCGCTGGCTCCAGTTCGCCCGCGAGCCCGCCCACTCGGTGCAGGAGAAGTACGTTCTTTTCCTGCAGGATATTTTCGTGGTGGACCGGCAGAGCATTCAGGAATCCGACCGGCTCTATAACCATCAGGCGCTCCTGCGCTCCAAGGGGCTCGGCCCCTACCCCGACCTGGCCAAGGCGGTCAGCCGCTCGCCGGCCATGATCAAGTACCTCAATCTCGACCGCAGCACCAAGGGCGCTCCGAACGAGAACTTCGCCCGCGAGCTGTTCGAGCTGTTCACACTGGGCGAGGGCAACTACAGCGAGCAGGACATCAAGCAGGCCGCCCGCGCCTTCACCGGCTACCGGATTGACAAGGAGGGTTTCAAGTTCGTCGAGAAGTACCACGACAACGGCGAAAAGACCGTCTTTGGCCAGACCGGCAATTTTTCCGGCGACGAGGTCATCGACCTGGTGTACACCCAACCGGCAGCCCGTACCTTCGTTCCGCGCGAGATGGTGAAGTTCTACCTCAGTGAGGCATCCCTTCCGGAACCGTTCGTCAATGAGCTGGGCCAGTCCTGGGCCGCTCGAAAATTCGACATGAGCTTCCTGCTCAAGACCTTCTTTGCCAGCCGGATCTTTTACGCCCCCGAGTACCGGATGAACCTGATCAAAAGCCCCATACAGTATTACCTGGGCATGTATCAGGACAACGGGCTGGACATCCCCCCGCTGATTAACCGTACCCTCAGCCCCCTCCGCGCCATGGGGCAGGAGTTCTTCAACCCTCCCAACGTCCGCGGTTGGGTAGGAGGCCGCCACTGGATCAACGCCACCACTCTGGAGGCCCGCCGTCAACTTGCGCAGACGATTTTCTGGGGCATAAACGAGGACCAGCTCAATGCTGATGCGCTGGCCGACCTCAACGAGTTCCGTGCCGCCGGATACAAGAACTTCCATCTCTCTGGCGCGGACATGAAGTACCTTTACGACAAGACTCCGAGCTACGTTGCCAATCACCTGTGCCAGACCTACCTGCCACAGATGCCGAGCGAGAAATTCCGGCTGTACCTCGAAGACCACCTGGCCAAAAACGCCGGGGGCAAGTACAAGTGCGTCCGCGAAGTCATCCAGGCCATCCTCCAGTCCCCCCAGTATCAACTCTGTTAA